The Raphanus sativus cultivar WK10039 chromosome 2, ASM80110v3, whole genome shotgun sequence DNA segment TGTTGTTCATTAGCATTCAGATGTCCAGCCGCCTGCTCCGGTTTAGGATTCACTGAATTGGTGTTGTAGCTATTGACTACTGCCTCCGGTTTAGGATCCAATGAATTGGTTGTGAAGCTATTTGGTATGGCTTTAGGGGTTATGATTAGAAGCATTTTATGGATCAGTTGGAGTTTGAGAAGATCTTCCAAAGAAGTGTTGTTATTGTTGAGGAAATTACTGTTACCAAGTTGGCCGGTGCTAATAGCTGCCGCGAGCATTTGAGAAACGTCCAGGATAGGGCTAAGATCGTTGGTTCTTGGCTCGTGCGTGATTGGATCAATCCCCATTTgcaacatcttcttcctcatatgAGTGTTCCAATAGTTTTTGATTTCGTTATCGGTTCTCCCTGGAAGATGACTCGCAATCTTCGACCAtctataaaaatgaatttagaTTTCAAGCGTtacaataataaacaaagattaaCATTTTGCATGGTTAGCGATCTTTAAGCTGAAGGTCAGAGTAGTCTTTAAAACTGAATCGTGTATTAGCAAAAGTATATTACAATGGAAgataactatatataatatagtagtCGTTGGTCCATACTAGTTCTTCTTATGTTTTTATGTAATGCATAATGTacgtatatttttttctaaataaaccCACAAGAGCCACAAAATTTGTTTGTTCATTGTAAGAgcaaacacaaaataataattgaaattcttaaataaacattttatataaacGGAAAATgttttattgttcaaaaatgttaaatatgtaaattttaattaacaaaaagtcTTACTTGTTGCCAAGAAGGGCATGGAGTCTAACGATAGTACTCTCTTCTTCATCGGAGAACTCGCCTCGCCGGATATCAGGCCGTAGATAATTCATCCACCGGAGCCGGCAGCTCTTGCCGCAACGGTTAAGTCCAGCGAGCTTAGGGAGCGACCGCCAATTCCCATAACCATTCTTCTCTATATAAGCCGTGAGTTTATCATCTTCTTCGGGCACCCACGGTCCTTTCTTCACGCCTTTGTCTTGATCGCAACACGGTGATCTTCccattttgtttatatattttctgatcAACAACCCTAATTTCTTGAAGATTATTGAAGATCTGATAGCTCTCTACGTTCTAgtttgtatgtatatatatacacaacatGTGTGCAAAGGAGCCATCACATTCCTAAAATATGCATTCTTCAgaattttatgtaaatattatttttataagtgtGTGGCAAGTCTACAATATATGAGTCAGACAACAAATAAGTTGAATAACCAAACCAAGATTAGGTATtgataatatgatatatgtcaTGGCGTTCGCAGAGCAATTCGTGGTGAATAATGTTCAAAGAAAGaatgtttatataaaagtttaagaacctatatatatattttttatggatTTCGTTGTGTGTTGACGTATAAGATATTTTCCCTAGCGATACTGAAAACGGAAATTGCTATATTTCT contains these protein-coding regions:
- the LOC108840851 gene encoding transcription factor MYB39-like, whose amino-acid sequence is MGRSPCCDQDKGVKKGPWVPEEDDKLTAYIEKNGYGNWRSLPKLAGLNRCGKSCRLRWMNYLRPDIRRGEFSDEEESTIVRLHALLGNKWSKIASHLPGRTDNEIKNYWNTHMRKKMLQMGIDPITHEPRTNDLSPILDVSQMLAAAISTGQLGNSNFLNNNNTSLEDLLKLQLIHKMLLIITPKAIPNSFTTNSLDPKPEAVVNSYNTNSVNPKPEQAAGHLNANEQHVIINQSENEDFMQSFENIWDGYENNQLPGLVTVSQKNLNSAKPGIITGYHGDQLSEIPSNGSLSVSPETSSLNYPGTTQPSSGPDVLEDWEKFLDDKTSDSCWKSFLDLTSPTSSPGPW